In the genome of Bordetella avium, the window ATGTTCGAGTTCAAAAAGACCAGTCAGCAACAGAAGCAGCGCTTCCGTTTGCGTGCCTGGGTGGGCGGTCTGTTTGCCTTGGCCTGCTTTGGCGTGCTGATCGGCCGCTTTTGGTATTTGCAGGTCGATCGCTACGAAGGTTTTTCCGAGCGCGCCGATCGCAACCGCATTGCGGTGCAGCCGATTCCGCCGCGCCGGGGCGAGGTGCTGGACCGTAATGGTGTGGTGTTGGCGCGCAATTATCGTACCTATACCCTCGAAGTCGTGCCCGCACGCGCCGGTCCGGTTGATGAGTTGTTCGCCCGCCTCACCCCGGTTGTCTATATCAGTCCTGCCGACCAGCGCCGTTTCAAGCGCCGTGTGTCTGAGTCCGGCCGTTATGCCAATCTGGTCCTGCGTAACAACCTCAATGAAACCGAGGCGGCCTGGTTTTCCGCCCATGCCTTCGAGTTTCCGGGTGTCGAGCTGCGCGCGCGCTGGGTGCGCGAGTATCCCCAGGGAGAGGCGGCGGCCCATGTGGTCGGCTATATCGGCCGCATTGCCGAAAATGATCTCGAAGACCTCGAAAAGAGCGGGCAACTGGGTAATTACCGTGGCACCGATGTGATCGGCAAGAAAGGCATCGAGAAAACCTGGGAGCAGGCCCTGCATGGCCGCACCGGTCTGGAAGAGGTCGAGGTCACGGCCGGCGGGCGTCCGGTGCGCACGCTGCGGCGCATCGATCCCGTGCCGGGTTCCGACATCATGCTGTCCATCGATCTGGGCCTACAGCGTGTGGCTGAAAAGGCTTTTGAGGGCCACCGTGGCGCCCTCGTCGCGCTGGACCCGGATACCGGCGAAGTGTTGGCCTTCGTCTCGCAACCGTCTTTCGATCCGAATCTGTTCGTTGATGGCATCGATGTCGAGAACTGGCGCCGCCTGAACGAATCCCCCGACCATCCGCTGATCAACCGGCCCCTGTCGGGCACTTATCCGATCGGCTCCACCTACAAACCGTTTGTCGGTCTGGCTGCATTGGAGTTGGGCAAGCGCCGCGCAACCGACCGTCTGCCTGACCCGGGCTATTACGAGTTCGGCGGGCAGAAATTCCGCAATGCCGGCGGTGCGGTCTTTGGCATGACGGACATGCACCGCGCGATC includes:
- the mrdA gene encoding penicillin-binding protein 2, coding for MFEFKKTSQQQKQRFRLRAWVGGLFALACFGVLIGRFWYLQVDRYEGFSERADRNRIAVQPIPPRRGEVLDRNGVVLARNYRTYTLEVVPARAGPVDELFARLTPVVYISPADQRRFKRRVSESGRYANLVLRNNLNETEAAWFSAHAFEFPGVELRARWVREYPQGEAAAHVVGYIGRIAENDLEDLEKSGQLGNYRGTDVIGKKGIEKTWEQALHGRTGLEEVEVTAGGRPVRTLRRIDPVPGSDIMLSIDLGLQRVAEKAFEGHRGALVALDPDTGEVLAFVSQPSFDPNLFVDGIDVENWRRLNESPDHPLINRPLSGTYPIGSTYKPFVGLAALELGKRRATDRLPDPGYYEFGGQKFRNAGGAVFGMTDMHRAIVVSSDTYFYSLGPEIGVNALHDFSKQFGFGQITGIDLEGERAGVLPSTDWKRRAYKDRERQRWYAGETISVAVGQGYNAFTLLQLAQGTSTLANNGLYRRPHLVHAVRDSRTGELTATPSTPDYRIPLKQANIDVIKSAMADVVRSGTARRAFANTAYQAAGKTGTAQVFSLRGGQYRAAALDERLRDHALFMGFAPVEHPRIAVALIVENAGWGASVAAPIAREVFDYWLTPKREDKIVRPQQVAAGEKAQ